In Humulus lupulus chromosome 6, drHumLupu1.1, whole genome shotgun sequence, a single genomic region encodes these proteins:
- the LOC133785656 gene encoding uncharacterized protein LOC133785656 — MGSSFMGWDYYSSSRLEGRILLIWKASWVKIETIKDQDQFLHCRVRLCSTNQDFCLTVVYGSNQLETRRSLWSELANLTFPVKPWLIVGDFNAVFDSNDRMGGRAITMKELEDARHWLDVGLVEEMKIMGSFYTWSNNQEGGNRIFSKLDRVFFNEDWLDSFPNVIAFMHWEKFNWRIIGDVVRKYEESKRVYQQAKSLLFLDPKNHSLCFAEKAYFLEFKKKEKIYASYLYQKSKIDWLHFGDDNSSVFYASMKKRKIANRILSFVTEGGRIEDNYPKVINHFVQYFQTFLGYSSKASGNVDSSTIALGPILNFEDQLEMIKPFSCQDVKAAMFSISSIKSPGPDGFGAGFFKSLWKDIGKEVSKAVPEFFDTGHIPKSMNNTILALIPKIDHPTTAAEYRPIASCTTIYKCI; from the exons ATGGGTTCTAGTTTTATGGGTTGGGATTACTATAGCAGTTCGAGATTGGAGGGTAGAATCCTTTTGATTTGGAAGGCTAGCTGGGTTAAAATTGAAACTATAAAAGATCAAGATCAATTCCTTCATTGTAGGGTTCGGCTATGTTCCACAAATCAGGATTTTTGTCTTACAGTTGTTTATGGCTCAAACCAGTTGGAGACCAGGAGATCTCTTTGGTCTGAATTAGCCAATTTAACTTTCCCTGTTAAACCTTGGCTAATTGTAGGTGACTTTAATGCAGTTTTTGATTCTAATGATAGAATGGGAGGTAGGGCTATTACAATGAAAGAGCTAGAAGATGCAAGACATTGGCTTGATGTTGGCTTGGTGGAAGAAATGAAGATAATGGGCTCGTTTTATACTTGGTCGAATAATCAGGAAGGGGGAAATCGTATTTTCTCCAAGTTAGACAGGGTGTTTTTCAATGAGGATTGGCTGGACTCTTTTCCTAATGTTATTGCATTTATGCATTGGGAG AAATTTAACTGGAGGATCATTGGAGATGTGGTCAGAAAGTATGAGGAAAGTAAAAGAGTTTATCAACAAGCTAAATCCTTGCTTTTCTTAGACCCGAAGAATCATAGCCTTTGTTTTGCTGAAAAAGCCTATTTTCTGGAGTTTAAGAAGAAGGAGAAAATATATGCCAGTTATCTTTATCAGAAGAGCAAGATAGATTGGCTTCATTTTGGTGATGACAACTCCTCAGTTTTTTATGCTAGTATGAAGAAAAGGAAAATAGCCAACAGGATTTTGTCTTTTGTGACTGAAGGAGGCCGAATTGAAGACAATTACCCAAAGGTGATCAACCATTTTGTTCAGTATTTTCAGACTTTCTTGGGTTACTCAAGTAAAGCTTCAGGTAATGTAGATTCTTCCACAATAGCTTTGGGTCCGATTCTGAACTTTGAAGATCAGTTGGAGATGATCAAACCTTTTTCTTGTCAAGATGTAAAAGCAGCAATGTTCAGTATAAGCTCAATTAAAAGCCCTGGTCCTGATGGCTTTGGAGCTGGTTTCTTTAAAAGCTTATGGAAGGACATAGGGAAAGAGGTGTCTAAGGCAGTCCCTGAGTTCTTTGACACAGGGCATATTCCTAAGTCTATGAACAACACTATTTTAGCTCTCATTCCTAAGATTGATCatcctactactgctgctgagtATAGACCTATTGCTTCTTGTACTACTATTTACAAATGCATCTAA